One Verrucomicrobiaceae bacterium genomic window carries:
- a CDS encoding glycosyltransferase yields the protein MPVMARGLAAAGVEVHVATIDETLPEGHSSQGAVSDKEGFQRLSFGLTCRPYRVSVALGKWLARHVVDYDLVHVHGVFTYSSWAACRAAAKARVPFVVRPLGILNRWGMENRRPMLKKMFFRLFEKPFFDVAAAMHFTSLDEAEDVARLGIRSMAVIIPLGIDLADFECLPSPALFLERFPEAAAGSRIVFISRVDRKKGLEMLIPAFREIQKTVTDARLVIVGDGPPQLIEELRRLAEVHGVSEAITWAGFLSGDLKLSALAAAKVFCLPSHSENFGMALLEAMAAGLPCVATDKVALAVSAARDDAVSLIPCSADAIAPDVLRLLSSQEESVKLGQAARAYAWSHHGMAATGVRLRELYETIIQGL from the coding sequence ATGCCGGTGATGGCCCGAGGCCTAGCGGCTGCGGGTGTCGAGGTGCATGTGGCAACGATTGATGAAACCTTGCCGGAAGGCCATTCCTCGCAAGGTGCCGTGAGCGACAAGGAAGGCTTTCAGCGCCTCTCGTTTGGGCTCACTTGCCGTCCTTACCGGGTATCTGTTGCTCTTGGGAAATGGCTCGCTCGCCATGTAGTGGATTACGATTTAGTCCACGTTCATGGCGTGTTCACCTACTCGAGTTGGGCCGCATGTCGGGCTGCGGCAAAGGCACGGGTTCCTTTTGTGGTCCGCCCGCTTGGCATATTGAATCGTTGGGGCATGGAAAACCGGCGCCCGATGCTCAAAAAAATGTTCTTCCGGCTCTTCGAGAAACCTTTCTTTGATGTGGCGGCGGCCATGCATTTTACAAGCCTAGATGAGGCCGAGGATGTGGCACGCCTCGGCATTCGTTCCATGGCGGTGATCATTCCCCTTGGAATCGATCTGGCGGACTTTGAGTGCCTCCCCAGCCCGGCACTTTTTTTGGAAAGGTTTCCAGAAGCTGCCGCCGGATCGCGAATCGTTTTCATTTCCAGGGTGGACCGAAAAAAGGGGCTCGAGATGCTGATTCCGGCCTTCCGGGAGATTCAGAAGACGGTGACCGATGCTCGGCTGGTCATCGTGGGAGATGGCCCACCGCAGCTCATAGAGGAGCTACGCCGTTTGGCTGAGGTACATGGTGTGTCTGAGGCCATTACCTGGGCTGGATTCCTTAGTGGAGACCTGAAACTCTCGGCGCTGGCTGCTGCAAAGGTGTTCTGCCTTCCCTCGCATTCGGAGAACTTTGGAATGGCTCTGCTGGAGGCGATGGCTGCTGGACTGCCATGCGTTGCCACCGATAAAGTTGCTCTGGCAGTCTCTGCGGCCCGTGATGATGCGGTGAGCCTGATCCCGTGCAGTGCGGATGCCATAGCTCCGGATGTTTTAAGGTTGCTTTCAAGCCAGGAAGAAAGTGTAAAGCTTGGTCAGGCGGCCCGTGCATACGCTTGGTCACATCATGGCATGGCCGCTACCGGGGTAAGACTCAGAGAGCTTTACGAAACCATTATCCAGGGCCTTTGA
- the gmd gene encoding GDP-mannose 4,6-dehydratase, which translates to MKKALITGITGQDGSYLAELLLKKGYEVHGIIRRSSSFNTGRIDHIYQDPHVDGSRLKLHYGDLADAVHMVKLLYELKPDEIYNLGAQSHVKVSFDIPEYTGDVDGLGAVRILESIREAGLVKNTRFYQASSSEMFGKVQEVPQTEKTPFWPRSPYGCAKVYAYWLTVNYRESYGLHASNGILFNHESPRRGETFVTRKITRAATRIKLGLQDKLYLGNLDAKRDWGFAGEYVEMMWLMLQQDQPDDYVVATNETHSVREFCQETFQLLGLDWEKYVVHDSRYERPAEVELLIGDPAKAKRQLGWEPKVRFKDLVKIMVDSDLQMAEQEARVKAALASS; encoded by the coding sequence ATGAAAAAAGCGCTCATCACTGGCATTACTGGACAAGACGGCTCCTATCTGGCCGAACTCCTCCTCAAAAAAGGCTATGAAGTACACGGTATCATCCGCCGCTCTTCGAGTTTTAACACTGGGCGCATTGATCACATTTATCAGGACCCACATGTTGATGGTAGTCGTTTAAAGCTCCATTACGGCGACTTGGCCGATGCCGTGCACATGGTGAAGCTGCTTTATGAACTGAAGCCGGACGAAATCTATAATCTCGGGGCTCAGTCTCATGTGAAGGTCTCTTTCGACATCCCTGAATACACGGGTGATGTCGATGGGCTGGGGGCAGTGCGCATTTTGGAGTCCATTCGCGAGGCTGGATTGGTCAAAAACACACGTTTCTACCAAGCGTCCTCCTCAGAGATGTTCGGCAAGGTGCAGGAGGTGCCGCAGACCGAGAAGACGCCGTTTTGGCCGCGTTCACCATATGGTTGTGCCAAAGTTTATGCATACTGGCTCACGGTGAATTACCGGGAGAGCTACGGCCTGCATGCCAGCAATGGCATTCTCTTCAATCACGAGAGTCCTCGCCGTGGAGAGACTTTCGTGACTCGTAAGATCACGCGTGCAGCTACTCGCATTAAATTGGGCCTTCAGGACAAGCTCTATCTCGGCAACCTCGACGCGAAACGCGATTGGGGATTCGCGGGTGAGTATGTCGAAATGATGTGGCTCATGCTCCAGCAGGATCAGCCTGATGACTACGTCGTCGCCACCAATGAGACGCACAGTGTGCGGGAGTTCTGCCAAGAGACCTTCCAGCTTCTCGGCTTGGACTGGGAGAAGTACGTCGTGCATGACTCTCGCTATGAGCGGCCTGCTGAAGTGGAGCTACTCATCGGTGATCCAGCCAAAGCAAAGCGCCAACTCGGTTGGGAGCCCAAAGTCCGCTTCAAAGATCTTGTCAAAATCATGGTCGATTCCGATCTACAGATGGCGGAGCAGGAGGCGCGTGTGAAGGCGGCTCTTGCTAGTTCATAA
- a CDS encoding glycosyltransferase family 4 protein, protein MTLNPPPVRYESGLRILLINQCFHPDHVATAQHLTDLALELVKTGHHVTAVASSRGYDDPTRRYPVRERWNGIDIRRIWTPGLGKKSKLHRLIDFGVFWLNAARILLFMPRHDVTVCLTSPPLISTLGTVAAKLKGGEVVPWVMDLNPDEAVAAGWLKAGGVVERTLTFIQKWSFRQAARIIALDRFMAERLIRKGVHEEVIHTDAPWSHDQAVRFDVPAREAFRAKHGLGSKFVVMYSGNHSPCHPLDTVLAAAQALKCEDHIHFLFVGGGSEFKKVQAFQKEQSLSNITTLPYQPMEELSGSLSSADLHLVVMGDPFVGIVHPCKIYNILTLGIPLLFVGPKQSHGGDIVRRLADPAYARLAQHGEVDRILGEIRSAAARGPQPPNAAAQALGAEFSHSVLCPRLVEIIATAAR, encoded by the coding sequence ATGACGCTCAATCCCCCCCCAGTCCGATATGAGAGCGGATTACGCATCCTTTTAATAAATCAGTGCTTCCACCCTGATCATGTAGCCACTGCCCAACATCTCACGGATCTGGCATTGGAGTTGGTCAAGACAGGGCATCACGTCACCGCCGTGGCATCCAGTCGCGGTTATGATGATCCGACGCGGCGTTATCCTGTGCGAGAGAGGTGGAACGGTATCGACATTCGTCGCATCTGGACTCCAGGACTCGGCAAAAAGTCCAAACTGCACCGCCTCATCGACTTTGGCGTGTTTTGGCTGAACGCGGCCCGCATCCTTCTCTTCATGCCACGGCATGATGTGACGGTTTGCCTCACTTCACCGCCGCTGATCTCCACACTGGGCACGGTGGCGGCGAAGCTCAAAGGCGGTGAGGTGGTGCCGTGGGTGATGGACTTGAATCCAGATGAAGCGGTGGCGGCGGGCTGGCTCAAAGCGGGCGGGGTGGTGGAGCGCACGCTGACGTTCATCCAAAAATGGAGCTTCCGACAGGCGGCACGCATCATCGCGCTGGATCGCTTTATGGCGGAGCGGCTGATCCGCAAAGGAGTGCATGAGGAGGTCATTCACACGGATGCGCCCTGGTCTCACGATCAGGCCGTGCGTTTCGATGTGCCGGCGCGTGAGGCTTTTCGCGCCAAGCACGGCCTGGGCAGCAAATTTGTCGTCATGTACTCGGGGAATCACAGCCCATGCCATCCGCTCGATACGGTGCTGGCGGCTGCGCAGGCTCTGAAATGCGAGGATCACATCCACTTCCTCTTTGTCGGCGGTGGTAGCGAGTTTAAGAAGGTGCAGGCTTTTCAAAAAGAACAATCGCTGTCGAATATCACGACACTGCCTTATCAGCCGATGGAGGAGCTTTCAGGCTCGCTTTCTAGTGCGGATCTGCACCTAGTTGTGATGGGGGATCCGTTTGTTGGCATCGTACATCCCTGCAAAATTTACAACATCCTCACGCTTGGCATTCCCCTGTTGTTTGTGGGGCCGAAGCAGAGCCACGGGGGGGACATCGTGCGCCGATTGGCCGATCCTGCTTATGCCCGCCTAGCGCAGCATGGGGAAGTGGACCGCATCTTGGGGGAAATACGCTCCGCTGCTGCTCGTGGGCCGCAGCCGCCAAATGCTGCCGCTCAGGCCCTAGGAGCCGAATTTTCGCACTCCGTCCTGTGCCCACGTCTGGTCGAGATCATCGCCACGGCTGCCCGCTGA